One genomic window of Arachis stenosperma cultivar V10309 chromosome 10, arast.V10309.gnm1.PFL2, whole genome shotgun sequence includes the following:
- the LOC130955542 gene encoding pantothenate kinase 2-like: MAGLSGKPQALGIDQESAEANKNSSSSNKKSVHNRLLEKDKEEGGQGGDMSPSAGSSIKRSGSRPQLDVSKAEIQGNVEEKYPTILLPNQSDDLSHLALDIGGSLIKLVYFSRHEDQSTDDKRKRSVKERLGLSNGNRRSFPILGGRLHFVKFETRKINECLDFINSKQLHRGGAESPYADGATDGNAIIKATGGGAYKYTDLFKERLGVSLDKEDEMDCLVAGANFLLKAIRHEAFTHMEGQKEFVQIDPNDLFPYLLVNIGSGVSMIKVDGDGKFERVSGTNVGGGTYWGLGRLLTKCKSFDELLELSQKGDNRTIDMLVGDIYGGLDYSKIGLSASTIASSFGKTISEKKELEDYRPEDISLSLLRMISYNIGQISYLNALRFGLKRIFFGGFFIRGHAYTMDTISFAVQFWSKGEAQAMFLRHEGFLGALGAFMSYEKHGLDDLMVHQLVERFPMGAPYTGGKIHGPPLGDLNEKISWMEKFLRKGTEITAPVPMTPAAGTTGLGGFDVPLSRGSSLRSDASALNVGVLHLVPTLDVFPLLEDPKTYEPNTIDLADPSELEYWFTILSEHLPDLVDKAVASEGRTDDAKRRGDAFARAFSAHLARLMEEPAAYGKLGLANLLEMREECLREFQFVDAYRSIKQRENEASLAVLPDLLMEIDSMDEETRLLTLIEGVLAANIFDWGSRACVDLYHKGTIIEIYRMSRNKMQRPWRVDDFDLFKERMLGTGDKKKPPHKRALLFVDNSGADIVLGMLPLARELLRRGTEVVLVANSLPALNDVTAMELPDIVAEAAKHCDTLRRAAEAGGLLVDAMINSSRSSKGKSSSVPLMVVENGCGSPCIDLRQVSSELAAAAKDADLIILEGMGRALHTNLNARFKCDALKLAMVKNQRLAEKLLKGNIYDCICKYEPAS; this comes from the exons ATGGCTGGCTTATCAGGAAAACCTCAAGCTCTTGGAATTGACCAAGAAAGTGCTGAAGCTAATAAgaacagcagcagcagcaacaagAAGAGTGTACACAACAGGCTTTTGGAGAAGGACAAGGAAGAGGGAGGTCAAGGGGGTGATATGTCTCCTTCTGCTGGGAGCTCAATCAAGAGGTCAGGTTCAAGGCCTCAACTTGATGTTAGCAAAGCCGAGATTCAAGGGAATGTAGAAGAGAAGTATCCAACTATTTTGTTGCCAAATCAGTCTGATGATTTGTCTCACCTTGCTCTTGACATTGGAG GATCACTGATAAAGTTGGTATATTTCTCAAGACATGAAGACCAATCAACTGATGATAAAAGGAAGAGGAGTGTGAAGGAGAGACTTGGACTTTCTAATGGTAATAGGAGAAGCTTCCCTATTCTTGGTGGGAGGCTTCACTTTGTGAAGTTTGAGACAAGAAAGATTAATGAGTGCTTAGATTTCATTAATTCAAAGCAACTTCATCGTGGCG GGGCAGAATCACCGTACGCTGATGGTGCAACTGATGGGAATGCGATAATTAAG GCTACTGGTGGTGGAGCATACAAGTATACTGACCTTTTCAAAGAAAGACTTGGAGTTAGTCTGGACAAAGAAGATGAAATGGATTGTCTTGTTGCTGGAGCAAATTTCTTGCTAAAG GCAATTCGGCATGAAGCTTTCACACACATGGAAGGCCAGAAAGAGTTTGTTCAAATTGACCCTAATGACTTGTTTCCTTATCTACTAGTCAACATTGGATCTGGTGTTAGTATGATCAAG GTTGATGGAGATGGGAAATTTGAGAGAGTTAGTGGGACAAATGTTGGTGGCGGTACTTATTGGGGCTTGGGAAGACTGTTAACAAAGTGCAAGAG CTTTGACGAGTTGCTTGAGTTAAGTCAGAAAGGAGATAATAGAACTATTGATATGCTTGTTGGGGACATTTATGGTGGATTGGACTATTCTAAG ATTGGCCTATCAGCTTCCACTATTGCATCAAGCTTTGGAAAAACTATATCCGAAAAAAAGGAGCTTGAAGACTACAGACCCGAAGATATATCGCTCTCTCTTCTGAGGATGATATCATACAATATTGGCCAG ATATCCTACTTGAATGCATTGCGATTTGGGTTAAAACGTATCTTTTTTGGAGGATTTTTTATAAGGGGCCATGCCTATACCATGGACACTATTTCTTTTGCAGTTCAGTTCTG GTCCAAAGGGGAAGCACAAGCAATGTTCTTGCGACACGAAGGTTTCTTGGGAGCTTTAGGTGCATTTATGAgttatgaaaaacatggtttagATGACCTCATGGTGCATCAGTTAGTCGAAAGGTTCCCAATGGGCGCTCCATATACAGGAGGCAAGATTCATGGCCCACCGCTTGGAGATTTGAATGAGAAG ATTTCGTGGATGGAGAAGTTTTTGCGGAAGGGAACTGAGATCACTGCGCCTGTTCCAATGACACCAGCTGCTGGAACTACTGGACTTGGTGGTTTTGATGTTCCACTATCAAGAGGAAGTTCTCTACGGTCCGATGCAAGTGCTTTGAATGTTGGTGTTCTCCATCTTGTCCCCACTTTGGATGTGTTCCCATTGTTAGAAGACCCAAAAAC GTATGAGCCTAATACAATTGATCTTGCAGATCCCAGTGAATTAGA ATATTGGTTCACTATTTTGTCAGAGCACTTGCCAGATCTTGTGGACAAG GCTGTAGCAAGTGAAGGCAGAACAGATGATGCCAAACGAAGGGGTGATGCATTTGCTCGAGCATTTTCTGCCCACTTGGCACG GTTGATGGAGGAGCCTGCTGCATATGGGAAATTAGGCCTAGCCAATTTATTGGAAATGAGGGAAGAGTGCTTGAGAGAGTTCCAGTTTGTTGATGCCTATAGAAGTATAAAACAGAG AGAAAACGAGGCATCACTTGCTGTTTTACCTGACTTGTTGATGGAGATTGATAGTATGGATGAG GAAACAAGGCTGCTTACTCTGATTGAAGGTGTTCTTGCCGCGAATATTTTTGATTGGGGATCTCGTGCATGTGTGGATCTCTATCATAAAGGAACTATTATTGAAATTTACAGAATGAGTCGCAATAAAATGCAGAGACCTTGGCGG GTGGATGATTTTGATCTCTTCAAAGAGAGAATGTTAGGAACCGGCGACAAGAAAAAGCCCCCTCACAAAAGAGCTTTGCTTTTTGTAGACAATTCAGGTGCTGACATTGTTCTAGGGATGCTTCCCCTGGCAAGGGAGCTCCTCCGTCGTGGAACTGAA GTGGTTCTTGTGGCAAACTCCCTTCCCGCTTTAAATGATGTGACTGCAATGGAGCTTCCTGATATTGTAGCCGAAGCTGCCAAG CACTGTGATACTCTAAGGCGTGCTGCCGAAGCTGGAGGCTTGCTTGTGGATGCAATGATTAACAGCTCACGCAGCTCCAAAGGAAAATCATCTTCTGTTCCATTGATGGTTGTTGAGAACGGGTGTGGTAGTCCGTGTATAGACTTACGACAAGTCAGTTCCGAGTTGGCTGCTGCAGCCAAAGATGCCGATTTG ATAATCTTGGAAGGGATGGGTAGAGCTCTCCATACTAACCTCAATGCTCGATTTAAGTGTGATGCTTTGAAG CTTGCAATGGTGAAAAATCAGAGATTGGCTGAAAAGTTGTTAAAAGGGAACATATATGACTGTATTTGCAAGTATGAGCCTGCTAGTTGA